The segment CTGGCAGATGGCAGCTCTGCGTGGCTGCTTGAAGACCCATACCTCccagctggcctctgccccccgccccagaaGGAAGACCGCCCCCTTCCTCCACAATGTTGTagagaacacaacaggctgagactacctgggggatgttgtgctctcccacatcgaggcaggtcaggaggcacctgaaccgcaCCTTCAAGCGCCcaaaggtgcattccacctggatgcgagccctGCCCAGGCGGGCACTGAAATTGTCATTGCTCAGGTCCAGGTGGTCGGTGTACAGCTTCATAagccacagcatgagggggtAGCATGCGTCCCCTGTGATACACAGTGGCatctccacatccccaaccctgaagtGAGTCTGAGGGAAGAATATGCCAGCCTCCAGCTtatggtagaggctggagtttctgaacacGTGGGCATCATGCACCCTCTCCAACCATCCTACGAAAATACCCaaaaactgtccatggtggtcgaCCAGGACCTGCAGGACCATCGAAAAATGGCCCTTGTGGTTGATGCACTGGGCAGCTCAATGGTCTGGGGCCTGGATgtggatgtgggttccatctatggtcCCCCTGGAGTTAGGGAAGCCCaaggcagcaaatctggccacgatgaggtccaggtctcccaaacGAATAactctgcacagcaggacagtgtttatggccctcaccacctgcaggagacaaacaaagaCACAAAAACAGTGAAtcaaagggggtgcctgagcccttgagaGGTCCCTGACCCTCCCCTTGTTCTCCCCCACAAACACTCAAGGAACTACCCCTATGAAGTTGCCCTCTcgtccctcccccccggcagggctgtgtgaggttgggactgcagaacccctggggggcagggcttttctcccacccccattccactCCCTATACCCCAACCCCATTTTCCCTAGGTCCCCTTTTCCAGTACTCCCCCCCCATCCAGGGACTCCAGTCTGAGAGTGTCTTACcaccatgaggagggccccgacagtggactttcccacgccgaactggttgcaCACAGACCAGTAACTGTCTggcgtggcaagcttccagatggtgatagtgacccacttctccagggggatggcgggtcgcatctgggtgtcccatcgatggagggcaggggcaagccatagACACAGCTCCTTCCTCATTCGTAAGTtggggagccactgctggtcgtcccaccgctccatcaccTGCCGGTCCCACCagtaagaactggtgtccagcctccggAACCGTGGTGTGTGGTTGCAAGGGCCTTGTTCCCGCACATAGGCAGAGGATCTCGATGAGCTCTGAGTCCAACTCAtgcaggaccatgaaggcagcctgcagaaactgcagcatgacagtgtggggccatcgcatgcccagaggtagctccggctccatggcaaggagtaTGCTGTGGTATCCAAAAGCAGAGCAtgcactgcaaatgctttgctgtccctcagagaggtaggcaagcaagcagaagaacctgagaaatggctgtccaggggggtccctttaagcacgcatctcagATAGTCTTAGACAACAGCACCTGGAAGTAATTGCTGACTTAATGTCCCACCtcaactggttccgggtggccttaaatgcaagatagcgtccaatcagtgttttccaggaaaagcttattccaaaagaagctcgcagggtagacataccctaggatttTAAcaaggctcaaaaaagagctagattcatggaggatagatccatcaatggctattagccaggctgagtaggaatggtgtccctagcctctgtttgtctggaaattggtgacaggagagggatcatgtctGGTATTAGCTACTGGTACAGGcattccccgggttacatacaagatagggactgtaggtttgttcttaagttgaatctgtatgtcagtcggaactggcgtccagattcagccgctgctgaaactgaccgccagttctgacttacatacagattcaacttaagaaccccaggtgtccccaagtcagctgctgctgaaactgatgagcgctgattccaggaagcctggggcagagcaactctgcctcgggcttcctgtagtcagcgctggtcagtttcagcagcggctgactcggggacgcctggggcagagcagctggggtgctgctgggttgctcaagtagcgccgctcctcggcactactggaccaacccaacagcaccccagctgctctgccccaggcgtcctgattcagccactgctgaaactgaccagcagcggctgaatcaggacctggggcagagcagctcgggtgctgccgggttggtccagtagtgcccagagcgggtgctgcaggaccaatccgcagcgccccagctgctctgctccagggtccaaaacaaaagcctggtctgctgggggggggcacactatccgcgctcccccccagcagaccagggacacggggagcagagcagcagcggcagcggggtgccgtgcctctgaggctttgctctggcacgggacccctcccccccgcagctgcggcttcaggattgctacctgcgagctccggggcgagaaagccccgttcgtaagctgctccggtgcccctggtctgctggagaccgtctccagcagaccaggggcaccgggcgggttcccgcgcttctgaggctttgccagagcaaagcctcagaagcgcgggaaccgctgctgctgccgcttgagacccggtgcctgtggtctgctggggaccatccccagcagaccacaggcactgggtcccaagcggcagcagcggcggttccccgcgcttctgaggctttgctctggcaaagcctcagaagcgcgggaacccgcccgctgctgccgcttgggtcccggtgcctgtggtttgctggggaccgtccccagcagaccacaggcaccgggtctcaagcggcagcagcagcggttcccgcgcttctgaggctttgctctggcaaagcctcagaagcgcgggaacccgcccggtgcccctggtctgctggagacggtctccagcagaccaggggcaccggagcagcttacgaacggggctttctcgccccggagctcgcaggtagcaatccgctacctcgacctccggggcgagaaagccccgttcgtaagtgcggatccgacgtaagtcggatccgcgtaagtcggggactgcctgtattggaaaaAGCCGTacattattttgactttctgttgaaataacgcaattgcagcgtggacactagtattgtttttccggaataatggtCATTATTTCggaaacggtgcagtgtagacacaccctaagagtggatatcatagaggtctataaaatcatgactggagtggaaaaagtgaataaggaaaagttatttacttattcccacaatataagaactaggagccaccaaatgaaattaataggcagcaggtttaaaacaaacaaaaggaagtttttcttcactcagcacacagtcaacctgtggaactccctgccagaggatgtggtgaaggctagaactttaacatggtttaaaaaagagctagatagattcatggaggttaggtccatcaatgactattagacaggatgggtaggaaaagtgtccctagcctttgtttgtctggagatggatgtcaAGAGAGTGAtaatgtgatgattacctgttgtgttccctccctctggggcatctggtattggccactgtcggcagacaggataatggaatagatagaccattggtctgatccagtatggccattcttatgttcttatattcttattagtACTGTTCCCATGACTAATCATTGCAGGACCTAGTTTCCAGAGGGACAGCAATGTAGTTTTGGGaggttttttttgtgggggaggagcaAGGGGGGGATGGAAAGGTATTTTTAcagtttgattttaaaatgtgaaataatTACAAAGGCTATTTCAAGAAAAGAGACAAAGCTGtatctttaaaattaaaatcatcgggccaattggggaaaaaaaaacagaattcaTTGTTGTTGGAGCAGATTAGCAGGTGTTAATTGCTTCAATAAACATTCCATCATGTTATTTTTCTCAAGATTCTGGTCTCAATAGAGATGGAAGTAGGAGTTTTCCCCATCTAAGCAGGTTGTTGGATCAGTTAAAAGAAATGGCTTCTTTTCAGGTCTAATGATAACGACAGGATTTTGGAGGCTAGAATCAGAATTAACCCTAGTAATGTCATCACTCACTTCATCTCTAATTTAGTGCTTTCATTGTATGTATAAGCCATCAACTGGACATTTTCTTGTTTTATCATAAAATtatagattagggttggaagggacctcaagaggtcatctagtccaactccccatccaaagcaggaccaacccccagtaaatttttccaaacagggatttgtcaagcctggcctttaCTCTGCTCTTGGGCTCCTAAAAATTTTTGATGATCAAGCCTTAAAAGGTTATAAATATGGAAgcttttccttttaaatattttgaatgttaaATACATGAATTGGTGGTAACCTGAATTAAATACACAAAGTAAACAAATTCAGAATTAAGGCAGCTATGGGATCCTTaatttttttatagttctaaagaGGGAGATGGACACTTTTATagtttaaagaaaatgtttaaagTAGTAATCATTATTACTCTTTGAGGCACATGGTTCTCATGGCAATAAAAGACACTAACCAAAACCCTAATCTCTTCACTCAGAGGTTGGGTCATCAACAAGAAAGAAATAAACTTCGAAAGGAAGTTTTGTCATTTTCCTTCATCTGTCTGGGAAGAGAATTCTGACTCCAGCACTGTCGTGGCTACGGTATTTTATGCCATCCACATATAATATATCAAAAGTAGGATTCCGTAATGCTTTAATATCGAATTACTAGAATTGCAAAAGATACAAGATCTAATTCAGCATGCCTCGCACACCAAAAACCTTCAACTGATTTTAAACAGAGTTTTGGGTTCACAAAGAATGTGGAATTGCACCTACAATgtcttatttatttttattaacatacAACAAAAAGGCCCCTTTCCCTAAAATGTAGgaatatctttaaaaacaaaaacaataaaaataattccaGTAGTGAAATTTCACTCACACTGCTAAGCTTATCTAACCCGATGATTAATTTTAGAAGagaataagtacaggcagtccccgacttacgcggatccgacttatgttggatccgcagttacaaacggggctgccccagagtacacggactgcgggacctcgcggtcctgccgcttgtgtactctggggctttctctgcgtctccctggtctgcagaccaggaagacgcagagcaaagccgcggaggggctcgggcagcccaggggcgcctgggctgcccgaggcccccccccccgcctccccctcccgcagagcagctgcggggggggctcgggcagcgaggcagcccaggcgcgcctggactgctccgctgctggcttccccgcggctttgcaaagccacgggggaagccggcagcgggacagcccagacgccccgcggctgtcccgctgccggcgtcctcagaggctttgctccccgtctccctggtctgctggtctccagcagaccagggagacggggagcaaagccgcggaggacccaggcggcgggaccgcggtgcatctcggtccgccgcccgtgtcctcctggtctgctggggtgtgggggggggggggcgcagctagtacgcccccccccccagcagactaggcttttctccggacgcctgtggcagagcagctggggtgctgccggttggtcccgcagcgccgctctgggcgctactggtccaacccagcagcaccccagctgctctggtcctgattcagccgctgctggtcagtttcagcagcggctgaatcaggacgcctggggcagagcagatggggtgctgttgggttggtccagtagtgccgaggagcggcgctactggagcaacccagcagcaccccagctgctctgccccaggcgtccccaagtcagccgctgctgaaactgaccagcgctgactacaggaagcccgaggcagagttgctctgccccgagcttcctggaatcagctgctgatcagtttcagcagcagctgacttggggatgcttggggttcttaagttgattctgtatgtaagtcagaactggcggtcagtttcagcagcggctgaatctggacgccagttccgacttacatacagattcaacttaagaacaaacctacagtccctatcttgtacgtaacccggggactgcctctaTAGTGCTTTTCCCTTCCTGACAAACCCAACCCACCttcttccctaagggtatgtctacactgtaacactattttgggatactggactatcccaaaatagctattccgcgtcttcacagcaagcctgttattttgggctcactattccaatgtccctgtaaaccccattttatgaggagtaagggagttttcggaatagcgctttattttgaaatttggtgctgtgaagacagcgccaaatggtgaaataagctatttcaaaatagcatcgaaataagatacacaatttgcgtagctcaaattgtgtatcttattttgagttacagtgctgtgtagacgcaccttaaCAGACCAGCACAATATGAGCAATAGACAATGTGGGGAGTGAAAATGAAAGGCCACGGAGAAGGCCCTATCAGCAGTTCCCTCTCTGTTAAATCAAAGGGCTCCTTTTTGAGCCCAGCCACCAATCACAGCAGTGGCAATAGCATGTGGTGGCTGCCATCTTGAACCAGGGATCTCTACAGCTAAAATAAATGAGTTGCTACTGTCTGAACTAACAAGCTAAGCTTTGTAGTAGAGAATTGCAACAGACTCACATCCTGAGAGAGGGACATGTCATGTACTCTTACAAGTGAGTTGCAGTAGCATAGAAAGAGAGGTGGTTTCTGAAAAGGTAGGACCAAAGCTATATGATAGAGGAGCTTGAGGCTTCTTTTACTTACCAGCAAATGTCAGTAAAAGACTCTGAAAAGAATTCAGTGAAAATAAATACAGAATCTTCTCAGCAGAGCCAGCTTAATACactaggcctgattctccactgccttgcccTTGTGTAGTCATTTCCATCTGTGAAAAGGAGGAGGCTAAGAGCTAAAACATCAGACTGCTTTTACAGTGACAGATGATTTGTAAGTAACTATATGAAATA is part of the Pelodiscus sinensis isolate JC-2024 chromosome 20, ASM4963464v1, whole genome shotgun sequence genome and harbors:
- the LOC142819121 gene encoding uncharacterized protein LOC142819121 → MRENVLWRDHFLAERLAYSLPWSRSYLWACDGPTLSCCSFCRLPSWSCMSWTQSSSRSSAYVREQGPCNHTPRFRRLDTSSYWWDRQVMERWDDQQWLPNLRMRKELCLWLAPALHRWDTQMRPAIPLEKWVTITIWKLATPDSYWSVCNQFGVGKSTVGALLMVVVRAINTVLLCRVIRLGDLDLIVARFAALGFPNSRGTIDGTHIHIQAPDH